Proteins found in one Synergistetes bacterium HGW-Synergistetes-1 genomic segment:
- a CDS encoding molecular chaperone DnaK, which yields MEKIIGIDLGTTNSCVAVKEGDNVTVIPNPEGGRTTPSVVAFTKDGNERLVGQLAKRQAIVNPDRTIISIKREMGSDYKVTIDGQKYTPQQISSMILQKLKRDAEEYLGTTVTKAVITCPAYFTDAQRQATKDAGTIAGLEVLRVINEPTAACLAYGVDKEGDHKIMVFDLGGGTFDVSILDVGEGVFEVLSTSGDNRLGGDDWDSKVADWVADEFKKTDGVDLRKDKMAAQRLREAAEKAKVELSSMAETSISLPFITADQNGPKHLEMTLTRAKFEELTRDLLDRTVQPVRTALKDAGLQPTDVDKILLVGGSTRMPMVQRKVKELLNKEPTKGINPDECVAVGAAIQGAILSGEHKGIVLVDVTPLSLGLETLGGVFTKIIEKNSAIPVSKSQVFTTAADNQPQVEIHVLQGERAMAGDNVSLGRFFLDGIASAPRGIPQIEVTFDIDANGIVNVTAKDKATGKVQNITIQSSRLTDEEIEKMRHDAEMNEGEDKKKKELVEARNEGDSAAYNAEKSLKELGEDATPEEKAAVEEKIKALRDLLTSEDTSAIKSAVEALMNAMHPISQKAYAKAQAAQNNPADAQANTDNRDSSDETTVDAEFHEEDNK from the coding sequence ATGGAAAAAATTATAGGGATCGACCTTGGAACAACAAACAGCTGTGTAGCAGTAAAAGAAGGAGACAATGTAACAGTTATCCCAAACCCTGAAGGTGGACGTACCACTCCTTCGGTAGTTGCCTTTACTAAAGATGGCAATGAAAGACTAGTAGGGCAGCTGGCAAAAAGGCAGGCAATAGTAAACCCTGACCGCACCATAATATCGATAAAGAGAGAAATGGGCAGCGATTATAAGGTGACTATCGATGGACAGAAGTATACCCCTCAGCAGATATCCTCTATGATCTTGCAGAAGCTCAAGAGGGATGCTGAAGAATATCTGGGAACGACTGTTACAAAAGCAGTTATAACATGCCCTGCATATTTTACAGATGCGCAGAGACAGGCTACAAAAGATGCAGGTACTATTGCAGGACTAGAGGTCCTGAGGGTAATAAATGAGCCTACCGCAGCATGTCTTGCCTATGGCGTAGACAAGGAAGGTGACCATAAAATAATGGTTTTCGACCTGGGAGGCGGAACCTTTGACGTCTCTATCCTTGATGTTGGGGAAGGAGTTTTCGAAGTCCTTTCAACTTCAGGAGACAACAGGCTTGGCGGAGACGACTGGGATTCAAAGGTCGCAGACTGGGTAGCGGATGAATTCAAAAAGACAGACGGAGTTGACCTGAGGAAAGACAAAATGGCAGCCCAGCGTCTTCGTGAAGCCGCTGAAAAAGCGAAGGTAGAGCTCTCATCAATGGCAGAGACCTCTATTTCACTGCCTTTTATCACAGCAGACCAGAATGGACCCAAGCACCTTGAAATGACACTTACCAGGGCAAAATTCGAAGAACTTACGAGGGATCTCCTTGACAGGACAGTACAGCCTGTTCGCACTGCTCTAAAAGATGCAGGCCTCCAGCCGACTGACGTTGACAAGATACTTCTTGTTGGAGGCTCGACGCGTATGCCCATGGTCCAGCGCAAGGTGAAAGAGCTGCTTAACAAAGAACCGACAAAAGGGATAAATCCGGATGAATGCGTTGCAGTCGGAGCAGCTATCCAGGGAGCAATCCTTTCCGGAGAACACAAGGGAATAGTACTTGTAGATGTAACGCCGCTTTCACTCGGACTTGAGACCCTTGGCGGAGTATTCACCAAGATAATTGAGAAAAACAGCGCTATCCCTGTCTCCAAGAGCCAGGTATTTACAACGGCTGCTGACAACCAGCCTCAGGTCGAGATCCATGTCCTCCAGGGAGAAAGAGCTATGGCAGGTGATAACGTGTCGCTTGGAAGATTTTTCCTTGACGGTATAGCGTCTGCTCCAAGAGGCATTCCTCAGATAGAGGTGACTTTTGACATCGATGCAAACGGTATTGTCAACGTTACCGCCAAGGACAAGGCCACTGGCAAAGTGCAGAATATCACGATACAGTCTTCAAGGCTTACCGATGAGGAAATTGAAAAAATGCGTCACGATGCTGAAATGAACGAGGGAGAAGACAAGAAAAAGAAAGAGCTTGTTGAAGCCCGAAACGAGGGAGACAGTGCCGCATACAATGCTGAAAAGTCGCTGAAGGAACTTGGCGAAGACGCTACACCTGAAGAAAAGGCAGCCGTTGAAGAAAAGATCAAAGCTCTGAGGGACCTTCTCACAAGCGAAGATACATCGGCGATTAAGTCTGCCGTCGAGGCTCTTATGAACGCGATGCACCCGATCTCACAGAAGGCATATGCAAAAGCACAGGCAGCACAGAATAATCCGGCGGATGCACAGGCAAATACCGACAATAGAGACTCAAGCGACGAAACTACTGTAGATGCCGAGTTCCATGAAGAAGACAATAAATAA
- a CDS encoding ABC transporter substrate-binding protein, which produces MKKILAVMAVIIILCAAGAAFAADPIKVGYLAALTGDYAAYGITEVNMAKMVVGDVNAKGGVLGRPLELVIYDTKTRNEDAVNAVRRMIESDKVVAIIGANSSGINIATAPIVDKGKTPQISTVGTNPLVTVDNKGKVRPYSFRICFTDPYQGALAAELAMTTLKKDKAAVLYNVGSDYAQGLREFFTKNYTALKGKIVADEGYRETDVDFRAQLTKVKSSGANVLFLPGMGKDMALIIKQAKELGLKDIIIIGGDGYGEFMNEIAGDSMKGTYWVNHTYLEDPGMAPIFARYKKVYNDDCKEFVNGTMAYDATYWLVDAIKRAGKAEGPAIAKALESTKGLKLNHATLTINAKDHNPLNKAGVILKVGDDLKAKFFQKVEPK; this is translated from the coding sequence TTGAAGAAGATCCTTGCAGTTATGGCAGTTATTATTATTCTTTGCGCCGCAGGTGCGGCATTCGCAGCAGATCCTATCAAAGTCGGATATCTGGCAGCCCTCACCGGCGACTACGCCGCATATGGAATTACAGAAGTCAACATGGCTAAAATGGTAGTCGGCGATGTAAACGCCAAGGGTGGAGTTCTCGGCCGTCCGCTCGAACTGGTCATTTATGATACAAAAACACGTAACGAAGACGCGGTCAACGCTGTCCGCCGTATGATCGAAAGCGACAAAGTTGTCGCCATCATCGGAGCGAACTCAAGCGGCATCAACATTGCAACAGCGCCGATCGTTGACAAGGGAAAGACACCTCAGATATCAACAGTCGGAACCAACCCGCTCGTTACAGTGGACAATAAGGGCAAGGTCCGCCCCTATTCCTTCCGTATCTGCTTCACAGACCCATACCAGGGAGCACTTGCAGCAGAGCTTGCAATGACAACCCTCAAAAAAGACAAAGCAGCAGTTCTTTACAACGTAGGTTCTGACTATGCACAGGGACTCAGAGAGTTCTTCACGAAGAACTACACTGCGCTGAAGGGCAAGATAGTAGCAGACGAAGGATATCGTGAAACAGACGTTGACTTCCGTGCACAGCTGACAAAGGTAAAGAGCTCAGGCGCCAACGTGCTCTTCCTGCCGGGAATGGGCAAGGACATGGCCCTGATCATCAAACAGGCAAAAGAGCTTGGCCTTAAAGACATTATAATTATAGGCGGCGACGGATACGGCGAGTTCATGAATGAGATCGCCGGAGATTCTATGAAGGGTACCTACTGGGTCAACCACACATACCTTGAAGATCCCGGAATGGCGCCGATCTTTGCCCGCTACAAGAAAGTCTACAATGATGATTGTAAGGAATTCGTAAACGGTACAATGGCATATGACGCAACATACTGGCTTGTAGACGCTATCAAGCGCGCAGGCAAAGCAGAGGGTCCTGCGATCGCTAAAGCGCTCGAATCAACAAAAGGCCTCAAACTTAATCATGCCACGCTGACGATCAATGCCAAGGATCACAACCCGCTCAACAAGGCAGGAGTTATCCTTAAGGTCGGCGATGACCTTAAAGCGAAATTCTTCCAGAAAGTCGAACCCAAATAA
- the livG gene encoding high-affinity branched-chain amino acid ABC transporter ATP-binding protein LivG (Part of the ABC transporter complexes LivFGHMJ and LivFGHMK involved in the high-affinity transport of branched-chain amino acids; LivFGHMK is specific for the transport of leucine, while LivFGHMJ is a transporter for leucine, isoleucine, and valine) — protein sequence MSAILELKDVNKSFGGVQAVKDMSFVIETGELAGLIGPNGAGKTTIFNLVTGVYDVTSGEIEFKGKNINRLKTYQVISLGVARTFQNLRLFAASSVLDNVMTAAQQHYKYSFFEAVSHLGRWKSMEKATRDESMELLERVGLADRADQAAGNLPYGLQRRLEIARAISLRPDLLLLDEPAAGMNAEEVEQLNELIKLIHSDFNLTILLIEHHMDMVMEICPHIVCMNFGAKIAEGSPDEIQSHPEVLKAYLGEEE from the coding sequence ATGTCAGCGATACTTGAACTTAAAGACGTCAATAAGTCTTTCGGAGGAGTTCAGGCTGTCAAGGATATGTCCTTTGTCATTGAGACAGGGGAACTGGCAGGCCTTATCGGACCCAACGGAGCAGGAAAGACGACGATATTCAACCTCGTCACCGGTGTATACGACGTAACGAGCGGTGAGATAGAATTCAAGGGCAAAAACATAAACAGGCTTAAGACCTATCAGGTCATATCTCTGGGAGTAGCAAGAACGTTCCAGAACCTCAGGCTTTTTGCCGCATCTTCTGTACTCGATAACGTAATGACTGCGGCGCAGCAGCATTATAAATACAGCTTCTTTGAGGCTGTCAGCCACCTGGGACGATGGAAAAGCATGGAGAAAGCTACAAGGGATGAAAGCATGGAGCTTCTTGAGAGAGTCGGGCTTGCAGATCGTGCCGATCAGGCAGCAGGAAATCTTCCATACGGACTTCAAAGGCGTCTGGAAATAGCAAGAGCTATTTCCCTCAGGCCTGACCTGCTGCTTCTGGACGAACCTGCCGCAGGAATGAACGCGGAGGAAGTTGAACAGCTTAATGAACTGATCAAGCTTATTCACAGCGATTTCAATCTTACGATACTGCTCATCGAACACCATATGGACATGGTCATGGAGATATGCCCCCATATCGTCTGCATGAACTTTGGAGCAAAAATTGCCGAAGGTTCCCCTGATGAAATACAGAGTCATCCTGAAGTCCTCAAGGCTTATCTGGGAGAGGAGGAATAG
- the dnaJ gene encoding molecular chaperone DnaJ, with protein sequence MAAPGKKDYYEILGVGRGASADEIKKAYRKLTRKYHPDANPGDTEAEKKYKEINEANEVLSDPEKRTQYDQFGYVGDMPPGGDFGGFGGAGFGGADFGDLFGDLFGSAFGGSGRRSVDPNASRRGNDLEYTMQITMEDAFRGVTKKIEVPRLETCPHCGGGGAEPGTKIETCPTCGGRGQVQQTVNTPFGQMAQVTACPTCHGKGKVIKTPCRECRGQGRVRKQHSVDVKIPAGIDTGIRLRVSSQGEAGINGGPSGDLFLLIEVKNDRRFQRKGDDLNTSVDIQYPQAALGCEVKIETFDGFEKLDIPAGTQPGSKLRIKGRGMPRLRGKGSGDMNILVKVSISKDPSAKERELLEQIAKEMKVPVKNKEGFFDKIKR encoded by the coding sequence ATGGCTGCTCCCGGCAAAAAAGACTATTATGAAATATTGGGTGTTGGACGGGGAGCCTCGGCCGACGAAATAAAGAAAGCATACCGTAAGCTCACCCGGAAATATCATCCTGACGCAAATCCGGGAGATACTGAAGCAGAGAAAAAGTACAAAGAGATTAATGAGGCTAACGAAGTTCTCAGCGATCCCGAAAAAAGAACTCAGTACGATCAGTTTGGGTATGTTGGTGACATGCCGCCAGGAGGGGACTTTGGGGGCTTCGGCGGAGCCGGCTTTGGCGGAGCAGATTTTGGTGACCTCTTCGGAGATCTCTTTGGAAGTGCTTTCGGTGGATCCGGCAGGCGCTCTGTCGATCCAAACGCTTCGCGAAGGGGCAATGACCTTGAATACACCATGCAGATCACGATGGAGGATGCATTCAGGGGAGTCACCAAAAAGATCGAGGTTCCGCGCCTTGAGACATGTCCGCACTGCGGAGGCGGTGGAGCTGAACCAGGCACCAAAATAGAAACATGTCCGACATGTGGCGGTCGCGGACAGGTACAGCAGACCGTCAACACGCCCTTTGGCCAGATGGCTCAGGTGACTGCCTGTCCTACCTGTCACGGCAAGGGTAAGGTAATAAAGACGCCTTGCCGCGAATGCAGAGGACAGGGTCGTGTGCGAAAACAGCATTCTGTTGATGTGAAGATCCCAGCCGGAATAGACACCGGAATAAGGCTGAGGGTGTCCAGTCAGGGAGAAGCAGGTATCAATGGGGGGCCTTCCGGGGATCTTTTCCTCCTCATAGAGGTAAAAAACGACAGAAGGTTCCAGCGCAAGGGGGACGACCTGAATACCTCGGTCGATATACAGTATCCTCAGGCGGCATTGGGATGTGAAGTCAAAATTGAGACCTTTGACGGTTTTGAGAAATTGGATATCCCTGCAGGAACCCAACCCGGATCAAAGCTCCGGATTAAGGGCAGGGGAATGCCGCGTCTTCGGGGAAAGGGCAGCGGCGACATGAATATCCTTGTAAAGGTCAGCATAAGCAAAGATCCGTCTGCAAAAGAAAGAGAACTGTTGGAACAGATCGCAAAAGAAATGAAGGTTCCTGTAAAAAACAAAGAGGGATTCTTCGATAAGATAAAGCGATAG
- a CDS encoding branched-chain amino acid ABC transporter permease translates to MDGYTTGIITLLAINCIAALGVSLFTGFTGVFTLGHAGYMAIGAYTAAILTVQYEVNFIGAIIAGGILAMVFAYLIGIPTLKLVGDYYTIASLGLGEAIRLVIENWEGVTRGARGYPGIENYSTMPVALTFLVIMAVGMFFLVNSSFGRAFKACRDDYVAASLLGFNTAKFRVFSLAISGFYCGVSGALLGGFMSFIQPVMFDMAKSTELVSIVVFGGLGSMSGCLIGTTILTLVTEIFRPISQYRMLVYGLVLVLVMVLRPEGIMGTNELTKDYIKSIFSRRKKITAEDGGVR, encoded by the coding sequence ATGGATGGTTACACAACCGGCATAATTACTCTGCTTGCCATCAACTGCATAGCCGCTCTGGGAGTCTCTCTCTTTACTGGTTTCACGGGAGTCTTCACTCTTGGACATGCCGGCTACATGGCGATTGGAGCATATACCGCGGCGATCCTTACTGTACAGTATGAAGTGAACTTTATTGGAGCAATAATTGCGGGTGGTATTTTAGCGATGGTTTTTGCCTATCTGATAGGTATACCTACTCTTAAGCTTGTAGGGGACTACTATACGATAGCCTCCCTGGGCCTGGGGGAAGCTATAAGGCTGGTCATTGAAAACTGGGAAGGCGTGACCAGGGGCGCCAGAGGTTATCCCGGTATTGAGAACTATTCGACTATGCCGGTGGCTCTTACTTTCCTGGTGATAATGGCCGTTGGAATGTTCTTCCTTGTAAACAGCAGTTTCGGCAGGGCTTTCAAGGCCTGCAGGGATGACTATGTCGCTGCTTCCCTCCTTGGTTTCAACACAGCAAAGTTCAGGGTCTTCAGTCTTGCCATTTCAGGTTTTTACTGCGGTGTTTCAGGCGCACTGCTGGGGGGATTCATGTCCTTTATACAGCCGGTCATGTTTGACATGGCCAAATCAACGGAGCTTGTCTCAATAGTCGTATTCGGTGGACTTGGTTCAATGAGCGGATGTCTTATAGGAACGACCATACTGACATTGGTAACTGAGATCTTCAGGCCGATATCACAGTACCGCATGCTGGTTTACGGACTTGTCCTGGTATTGGTCATGGTACTGAGGCCGGAGGGGATCATGGGGACCAACGAACTTACGAAAGACTACATAAAAAGCATTTTCTCCCGCAGGAAGAAGATCACTGCTGAGGATGGGGGGGTGCGCTGA
- the grpE gene encoding nucleotide exchange factor GrpE has product MHKSEKAEGIQNTAESDCIEKKEQKLSAAEDVISPENDQENLLEIIEKMKKDIKSLTEEAARARADYYNLRTRVERDREKNCKLAAEKSIEELLPVFENLERVCCAIEDEESNLYKGMTMIIKQFYKALENLGLEKIETEGEFDPSVHEAVSIEPIEDRSKDNCIIGTLRKGYRLAGRIIRAPQVRVGKHTD; this is encoded by the coding sequence ATGCACAAAAGTGAGAAAGCTGAAGGCATACAAAATACGGCAGAAAGCGATTGCATTGAAAAAAAGGAGCAGAAATTATCTGCTGCAGAAGATGTGATCTCACCTGAGAATGATCAGGAAAATTTACTCGAGATCATTGAAAAAATGAAAAAAGATATAAAAAGTCTTACCGAAGAAGCTGCGAGGGCAAGGGCTGATTATTACAACCTCAGGACAAGAGTCGAAAGGGACAGGGAGAAAAACTGCAAACTTGCAGCAGAAAAATCGATCGAAGAGCTTTTGCCTGTCTTTGAGAATCTGGAAAGAGTGTGCTGTGCGATAGAAGATGAAGAGAGTAACCTATACAAAGGAATGACCATGATCATAAAGCAGTTTTACAAAGCCTTGGAAAACCTTGGGCTTGAAAAAATTGAGACTGAGGGTGAATTTGATCCCTCCGTGCATGAAGCTGTTTCGATAGAACCTATAGAAGACAGATCAAAAGACAATTGTATAATAGGCACATTGAGAAAGGGCTACAGACTTGCAGGCCGTATAATCAGAGCCCCCCAGGTGAGAGTCGGTAAACACACTGACTGA
- a CDS encoding branched-chain amino acid ABC transporter permease: MIIQQVINGLSLGSVYALIAVGYSLVYSILLFSNFAHGGFLVIGGYICYFVLKGAGMNIWTASFAALIGAGVSAVIVERLAYKPIRERTPITLYMLIASMGMSIVIENIFVVTVGGRFRALPPVIPTQPVNFFGLATTSAFDLLSLVTAVVFLVGLQLFLSKTKWGLAIRAASYNLRTAGLMGVNVNRLISIVFFVAGLLAGVGGIFLSVRYTLYPQLGMITTKAFVAAVIGGLGSLPGAVVGSLILGLAEMLTAGFISSQFRDLVVFGLLIVTLIIRPTGLFGKSVGEKV; this comes from the coding sequence ATGATAATCCAGCAAGTCATTAACGGCCTTTCTCTTGGGTCGGTATACGCCTTGATAGCAGTTGGTTACTCATTAGTCTATTCTATCCTTCTATTCTCAAATTTTGCACATGGAGGCTTTCTTGTTATTGGAGGTTATATTTGCTATTTCGTATTAAAGGGAGCCGGGATGAATATCTGGACAGCCTCCTTTGCCGCGTTGATCGGCGCAGGAGTTTCGGCAGTGATAGTTGAGCGTCTCGCATACAAGCCGATACGTGAGCGCACTCCCATTACCCTCTACATGCTTATTGCTTCAATGGGTATGAGCATAGTTATCGAGAATATTTTCGTAGTTACCGTAGGCGGCCGCTTCAGGGCACTTCCTCCGGTAATTCCGACGCAGCCTGTAAATTTCTTCGGACTTGCAACTACGAGCGCTTTTGATCTCCTTTCCCTGGTTACAGCTGTAGTCTTTCTTGTTGGACTTCAGCTCTTCCTATCAAAAACGAAATGGGGGCTGGCTATCAGGGCGGCTTCTTATAACCTCAGGACTGCCGGCCTCATGGGTGTCAATGTCAACAGACTGATTTCAATAGTCTTCTTTGTAGCCGGACTTCTCGCAGGAGTCGGGGGAATCTTTTTGTCTGTCAGGTATACACTTTATCCCCAGCTTGGAATGATCACCACAAAGGCATTTGTAGCAGCTGTAATTGGAGGACTTGGCTCACTTCCGGGCGCTGTTGTAGGGAGCCTCATCCTTGGTCTGGCGGAGATGCTGACTGCAGGTTTTATATCCAGCCAGTTCAGGGATCTGGTCGTTTTTGGTCTCCTTATCGTAACTCTCATTATCCGTCCCACGGGCCTTTTCGGAAAATCCGTGGGCGAGAAAGTGTAG